From Actinopolymorpha cephalotaxi, one genomic window encodes:
- a CDS encoding squalene/phytoene synthase family protein has protein sequence MTEPRMSDVANAYDVCEQITRHEARNFSYGIRLLPPPKRRALSAVYATARRIDDIGDGDLPAEEKLLRLTEVRKALANLGGDEPARSDPVLLALADAAARFPIPLDAFDELVAGCEEDSRGTRYATFDDLLGYCRCVAGSVGRLSTGVYAPADLAHAMPLADTLGIALQITNVLRDLREDRQLGRVYLPQEDLRRFGCSLELDPSGRLADPPDRLAALVRFEADRAETWYHQGLALLPLLDRRAAACTAAMAGIYRRLLRRMAHDPETVRAARLSLDPREKVAVAVRALVLRSA, from the coding sequence ATGACTGAGCCCCGGATGAGCGACGTCGCGAACGCCTACGACGTCTGCGAGCAGATCACCCGCCACGAGGCCCGGAACTTCTCGTACGGCATCAGGCTGCTTCCGCCGCCGAAGCGGCGGGCGCTCAGCGCGGTGTACGCCACGGCCCGGCGAATCGACGACATCGGCGACGGCGACCTGCCCGCCGAGGAGAAGCTGCTGCGCCTCACCGAGGTCCGCAAGGCCCTCGCGAACCTCGGCGGGGACGAGCCGGCCCGGTCGGATCCGGTGCTGCTGGCCCTCGCCGACGCCGCGGCCCGCTTCCCGATTCCGCTGGACGCCTTCGACGAGCTCGTGGCCGGCTGCGAGGAGGACAGCCGCGGCACGCGGTACGCCACGTTCGACGACCTCCTCGGCTACTGCCGCTGCGTCGCGGGCTCGGTCGGCCGGCTGTCGACCGGCGTCTACGCACCGGCCGACCTCGCCCACGCCATGCCGCTCGCCGACACGCTGGGCATCGCGCTGCAGATCACCAACGTCCTGCGGGACCTGCGCGAGGACCGGCAGCTCGGCCGGGTCTATCTTCCCCAGGAGGATCTGCGGCGCTTCGGCTGTTCGCTGGAGCTTGACCCGTCCGGCCGGCTGGCCGATCCGCCGGACCGCCTCGCGGCCCTGGTGCGCTTCGAGGCTGACCGGGCCGAGACGTGGTACCACCAGGGGTTGGCGCTGCTGCCGCTGCTGGACCGGCGGGCGGCGGCGTGCACCGCCGCGATGGCCGGCATCTACCGCCGCCTGCTCCGCCGGATGGCACACGATCCCGAGACCGTCCGCGCGGCCCGGCTGTCGCTGGACCCGCGGGAGAAGGTCGCAGTCGCCGTGCGCGCGCTCGTCCTAAGGTCCGCATGA
- the hpnC gene encoding squalene synthase HpnC yields MPTPEASVLDKAAGENFPVALRVLPVRVRRQLNALYCYARYVDDLGDEAPGDRTVALLEVAAQVRRLYDDADGADGASVTDPVVAGLWPMVAELGVPADPFLRLVEANLVDQQVTRYTFTELLDYCRLSANPVGEVVLHIFGAATPERIEMSDHLCTGLQLVEHWQDVAEDRRRGRVYLPQEDLRLFGVREQDLDAPRASEAVRALLAFETGRALACLEAGALLLPSLRGWARLAVSGYLAGGRAAAAAIARAGYDTLSATPRAGRRQVAAAWLRASVRSPG; encoded by the coding sequence GTGCCCACTCCAGAGGCGTCCGTGCTGGACAAGGCGGCGGGTGAGAACTTCCCCGTCGCGCTGCGGGTGCTTCCGGTCCGGGTCCGGCGGCAGCTGAACGCGCTCTACTGCTACGCCCGGTACGTCGACGACCTCGGGGACGAGGCGCCCGGCGACCGGACGGTGGCGCTGCTGGAGGTCGCGGCACAGGTACGCCGGTTGTACGACGATGCCGACGGTGCCGATGGTGCATCCGTCACCGACCCGGTGGTCGCCGGGCTGTGGCCCATGGTCGCCGAGCTCGGCGTACCCGCCGATCCGTTCCTGCGGCTGGTGGAAGCCAACCTCGTGGACCAGCAGGTGACGCGGTACACCTTCACGGAGTTGCTGGACTACTGCCGGCTGTCGGCGAACCCGGTGGGCGAGGTCGTACTCCACATCTTCGGTGCCGCGACGCCGGAACGGATCGAGATGTCGGACCACCTGTGCACCGGGCTCCAGCTGGTGGAGCACTGGCAGGACGTCGCCGAGGACCGCCGGCGTGGACGGGTCTACCTCCCGCAGGAGGACCTGCGGCTGTTCGGTGTCCGCGAGCAGGACCTGGACGCGCCCCGGGCGAGTGAGGCGGTCCGGGCGTTGCTGGCGTTCGAGACCGGGCGCGCGCTGGCCTGCCTGGAGGCGGGCGCGCTGCTGTTGCCGAGCCTGCGCGGCTGGGCCCGGCTCGCGGTGTCCGGCTACCTCGCCGGTGGCCGGGCCGCGGCGGCCGCGATCGCCCGGGCCGGATACGACACGTTGTCCGCGACACCGCGGGCCGGCCGCCGGCAGGTGGCGGCGGCCTGGCTGCGGGCGAGCGTACGGAGCCCCGGATGA
- a CDS encoding WhiB family transcriptional regulator, with amino-acid sequence MPKRGTAMPGGRSNSARPAKAWTRWHDQAACADLSSRLFYGHESESPAERAVREQTALEVCETCPVRDQCRTHAMNLPEMYGVWGGTTEAHRKGARRWSRDQRFDEARCAS; translated from the coding sequence ATGCCCAAGCGAGGAACAGCCATGCCGGGCGGCCGCAGCAACTCCGCGCGTCCGGCGAAGGCCTGGACGCGGTGGCACGACCAGGCTGCCTGTGCGGATCTGTCGAGCCGTCTGTTCTACGGCCACGAGTCCGAGAGCCCGGCCGAACGCGCGGTCAGGGAGCAGACGGCGCTGGAGGTGTGCGAGACGTGCCCGGTCCGGGACCAGTGCCGGACGCACGCCATGAACCTTCCGGAGATGTACGGGGTGTGGGGCGGCACCACCGAGGCGCACCGCAAGGGGGCCAGGCGCTGGTCGCGGGACCAGCGGTTCGACGAAGCCCGGTGCGCCTCCTGA
- a CDS encoding STAS domain-containing protein has translation MSTSALDVTWDADSHGHTVVSVTGDVTVGNARQFKRQLQWLLLAQPPVLLLRLNNARFVGQFGVECLAAAQRCAGRLGVDMRVAAPASGAGRVLHLTDPADPLLS, from the coding sequence GTGAGTACGTCGGCACTGGACGTCACCTGGGACGCGGACAGCCACGGCCACACCGTGGTGAGCGTCACCGGCGACGTCACCGTCGGCAACGCCCGGCAGTTCAAGCGCCAGTTGCAGTGGCTGCTGCTGGCGCAGCCGCCGGTGCTGCTGCTGAGACTCAACAACGCCCGCTTCGTCGGCCAGTTCGGCGTCGAGTGCCTGGCCGCGGCCCAACGGTGTGCGGGCCGGCTGGGTGTCGACATGCGGGTGGCCGCCCCCGCGAGCGGTGCTGGCCGAGTGCTCCACCTGACCGATCCCGCCGATCCGCTGCTGTCCTGA
- a CDS encoding GAF and ANTAR domain-containing protein, with translation MRLIQSSDGERLARTFAELAQNLWAEDSEESTLALVVKAAVDSVPGATAAGITMRHARGRIDTPVATADYIYAVDEAQYRLDEGPCVASVRGGEVQLANDLATDERWPRFGPEALRLGVSAMLSFRLFARDDTFGALNLYADRANAFTDRSEVIGRIFASHAGVAIAATRQADHLREALETRATIGEALGILMERHHVTSDAAFTLLRQASQQRNVKLRDVAREVIYTGETPSE, from the coding sequence ATGAGATTGATCCAGTCCTCCGACGGCGAGCGCCTGGCCCGGACCTTCGCAGAGCTTGCCCAGAACCTCTGGGCGGAAGACTCCGAGGAGTCGACTCTCGCTCTCGTCGTCAAGGCCGCCGTCGACTCCGTTCCCGGGGCGACGGCCGCCGGCATCACGATGCGGCACGCACGCGGCCGGATCGACACCCCGGTCGCGACCGCCGACTACATCTACGCGGTGGACGAGGCGCAGTACCGCCTGGACGAGGGCCCCTGTGTCGCGTCCGTGCGCGGAGGAGAGGTCCAGCTGGCCAACGACCTCGCCACCGACGAGCGGTGGCCGAGGTTCGGCCCCGAGGCCCTGCGTCTCGGCGTCAGCGCCATGTTGTCCTTCCGGCTGTTCGCCCGCGACGACACCTTCGGCGCACTCAACCTGTACGCCGACCGGGCCAACGCGTTCACCGACCGTTCGGAAGTGATCGGCCGGATCTTCGCGTCCCACGCGGGCGTCGCCATCGCCGCGACCCGCCAGGCCGACCACCTCCGCGAGGCGCTGGAGACCCGGGCGACGATCGGGGAGGCGCTGGGCATCCTGATGGAGCGGCACCACGTCACCAGCGACGCGGCCTTCACCCTGCTCCGGCAGGCGTCCCAGCAGCGCAACGTCAAGTTGCGCGACGTCGCACGTGAGGTCATCTACACCGGCGAGACACCGTCCGAGTGA
- a CDS encoding mechanosensitive ion channel family protein, whose protein sequence is MDIATAPYVLTSLTNLTGQAGLVQDWLHDNMAALVGVPLRILLIIVVAALLRTVAKRAITRVVERFIESPEEESAPEDEGGRSRGSGVLWRDRSRASERRRQRAQTIGSVLANIAAIVIVVTAMAMVLDQLGIALGPLLASAGVVGLAIGFGAQSLVADYLSGMLIMVEDQYGVGDVVDLGEAVGDVEEVGLRLTRVRDLHGGLWHVRNGEILRVKNDSQGWARAVLDVSVARDADIDEVRRILEETGRRMRAEPAYHRILLEDPSVWGVQSVGADGVDVRVAVKTVPLQQWAVSREFRERIKKALDAAGIDIPFPQRTIWIRNEDGTGSLDLGHDAGTPARTGSRSG, encoded by the coding sequence ATGGACATTGCAACGGCACCGTACGTTCTGACAAGCCTGACCAACCTGACCGGCCAGGCCGGCCTCGTGCAGGACTGGCTGCACGACAACATGGCCGCGCTGGTGGGTGTCCCGCTGCGGATCCTGCTCATCATCGTGGTGGCGGCGCTGTTGCGCACCGTCGCCAAACGTGCCATCACCAGGGTGGTCGAGCGGTTCATCGAGTCGCCGGAGGAGGAGTCGGCACCGGAGGACGAGGGAGGGCGCTCGCGCGGCTCCGGAGTGTTGTGGCGGGACCGCTCCCGGGCCTCCGAACGCCGCCGCCAACGGGCCCAGACCATCGGGTCCGTACTCGCCAACATCGCCGCCATCGTGATCGTGGTGACCGCGATGGCGATGGTCCTCGACCAGCTCGGCATCGCGCTCGGCCCGCTGCTCGCCAGTGCCGGTGTCGTCGGGCTGGCCATCGGGTTCGGCGCGCAGAGCCTGGTGGCCGACTACCTGTCCGGCATGCTGATCATGGTCGAGGACCAGTACGGCGTCGGTGACGTGGTCGACCTCGGCGAGGCGGTCGGTGACGTCGAGGAGGTCGGGCTGCGGCTGACCCGGGTCCGCGACCTGCACGGTGGGCTGTGGCACGTACGCAACGGCGAGATCCTGCGGGTGAAGAACGACAGCCAGGGCTGGGCCCGCGCGGTGCTCGACGTCTCGGTCGCCCGGGACGCCGACATCGACGAGGTACGCCGGATCCTGGAGGAGACCGGCAGAAGGATGCGTGCGGAGCCCGCGTACCACCGGATCCTGCTGGAGGACCCCTCGGTGTGGGGCGTGCAGTCCGTCGGGGCCGACGGCGTCGACGTACGCGTGGCGGTCAAGACGGTCCCGCTGCAGCAGTGGGCCGTCTCGCGCGAGTTCCGCGAGCGGATCAAGAAGGCGCTGGACGCCGCCGGCATCGACATCCCGTTCCCCCAGCGCACCATCTGGATCCGCAACGAGGACGGCACCGGCAGCCTCGACCTCGGCCACGACGCCGGCACACCGGCAAGGACAGGCTCCCGCAGCGGCTGA
- a CDS encoding discoidin domain-containing protein gives MCALVVAASTASVAAADRTDRAEKVASVDGHPVSRDELLFHMRRLAPAVQNELHHKYHLKGTVDWDARVGDRSALERLTSRALEEIRRERATILLADRYGLDVPVGYQAFQAELAAENHRRAEAAATGRPVHGPRRFTAEEYYSHRLTEVRTALKKRLAAKPGGPLGVSDADVRHAYDADRRAWSANATTYRYTRLVVAVPKGASAEATARLKREVTTSGHLADSAGKLRGAELTTGTFHGRSAGPSAHDQELAGVLGRLAPGRISAPVTGANQLTFYELRSRTVDEKAALKAYSPRIRQSLVDRKFAALLRQQEKNTKVEADNTAIAAVDKPALTAAADRADTSGGQRNWPGNSPNRTGGTDYFLDATHGSDTATGTSPTTAWRSLATANAKTFRPGDRILLRAGEQWNDEQLWPKGSGSTGKPITISAYGDPEAGRPYIATNGNVPSPLRADGTKNPQTVGLTGAIVLRNQQYYEINNVELSNDDDFATDITEGAYVRDGIMVSINADLLPAGADSIMDHFRISDVYVHNLDGPSYWQRIHYGAVNFQVFGARSYKDYAPGGYHFKDVRIENNTFENVELHAIQFAFNWFAADGADAGQYDENGKFHEGWEQLWVRTRDLYSRDVYIGHNYAESIGQGAIQLANTKNMTVEYNEVNGFLERYGSVSVALYLWAGADSVMQYNEVYGGPHNEFDGTPWDLEYTNFNVTYQFNYSHDNPAGWMSYMGNSSNSVARYNLSVNDNGVLVKNMLSTNYSPTYFANNTFVYDGADLDYFHDETFLSTVYFLNNVFYNSSKSTQTPWYRRTGALRHAVFSHNDYYEASGTHSAQEPADPSGLRADPMFVGRPDDYVTGAGVERIRQAAAHFRLRSGSPLVDAGRYNPHLGTQDFLGTHVYYGDAPDIGIAESRVGERVDNPVDHDPIEDEPGDGRTNLALGRPVEASSTHPGGNGTLVAANLTDGDDTTRWAAADDAAYPITLDIDLGADTTFDEVYLDEYTDAGTNPRVRTYELQRWDAGAGTWVTFASRDDGIGHDRTVSGFGSVTTSRLRVALTGRISTEVYTPTMTEIAVYRTGG, from the coding sequence GTGTGCGCGCTCGTCGTCGCGGCGTCGACCGCGAGCGTCGCGGCTGCCGACCGGACGGACCGAGCCGAGAAGGTGGCGTCCGTCGACGGGCACCCGGTGAGCCGTGACGAACTGCTCTTCCACATGCGCCGGCTCGCTCCGGCAGTGCAGAACGAGCTGCACCACAAGTACCACCTGAAGGGCACGGTCGACTGGGATGCGCGGGTGGGAGACCGATCTGCCCTCGAGCGGCTCACTTCCCGTGCGCTGGAAGAGATCCGGCGCGAGAGGGCGACCATTCTCCTCGCGGACAGGTACGGACTCGACGTACCGGTCGGCTACCAGGCTTTCCAGGCCGAGCTCGCGGCCGAGAACCACCGGCGGGCCGAAGCCGCCGCGACGGGCCGGCCCGTCCACGGCCCGCGGAGGTTCACAGCGGAGGAGTACTACTCGCACCGGCTCACCGAGGTCAGGACCGCGCTGAAGAAGCGTCTGGCCGCGAAGCCCGGCGGCCCGCTCGGGGTGAGTGACGCCGACGTACGGCATGCCTACGATGCCGACCGCAGGGCCTGGAGCGCCAACGCGACCACCTACCGCTACACCCGGCTGGTGGTCGCGGTGCCGAAGGGCGCGTCGGCGGAGGCCACGGCCCGCCTGAAGCGCGAGGTGACCACCTCCGGCCACCTCGCCGACTCCGCCGGGAAGCTGCGCGGCGCCGAGCTCACCACCGGCACGTTCCACGGGCGTTCGGCCGGGCCGAGCGCGCACGACCAGGAACTCGCCGGGGTGCTGGGACGGCTCGCGCCGGGCCGGATCTCCGCGCCGGTCACCGGTGCGAACCAGCTCACGTTCTACGAGCTCCGCAGCCGGACCGTCGACGAGAAGGCCGCGCTGAAGGCGTACTCCCCGCGCATCCGGCAGTCCCTGGTGGACCGGAAGTTCGCGGCGCTCCTCCGGCAACAGGAGAAGAACACGAAGGTCGAGGCCGACAACACCGCGATCGCCGCCGTCGACAAGCCGGCCTTGACAGCCGCCGCGGACCGGGCGGACACCTCCGGCGGCCAGAGGAACTGGCCCGGCAACTCACCGAACAGAACTGGCGGGACTGACTACTTCCTCGATGCCACGCATGGTTCGGACACCGCCACCGGAACCTCGCCGACGACGGCGTGGCGCAGTCTGGCCACGGCGAACGCGAAAACCTTCCGGCCCGGTGACCGCATCCTGCTCAGGGCGGGCGAGCAGTGGAACGACGAACAGCTGTGGCCCAAGGGATCCGGCAGCACAGGTAAGCCGATCACCATCTCGGCGTACGGCGATCCGGAGGCCGGCAGGCCCTACATCGCCACGAACGGGAACGTTCCCAGCCCGCTGCGGGCCGATGGTACGAAGAACCCCCAGACGGTCGGCCTGACCGGCGCCATCGTGCTGCGCAACCAGCAGTACTACGAGATCAACAACGTCGAGCTCTCCAACGACGACGACTTCGCCACCGACATCACCGAAGGCGCCTACGTCCGCGACGGCATCATGGTGTCGATCAACGCCGACCTGCTTCCGGCCGGCGCGGACAGCATCATGGACCACTTCCGGATCTCCGACGTGTACGTCCACAACCTCGACGGGCCGAGCTACTGGCAGCGCATCCACTACGGCGCCGTCAACTTCCAGGTGTTCGGCGCCCGCAGCTACAAGGACTACGCTCCCGGCGGCTACCACTTCAAGGACGTCCGGATCGAGAACAACACGTTCGAGAACGTCGAGCTGCACGCCATCCAGTTCGCGTTCAACTGGTTCGCCGCCGACGGAGCCGACGCGGGGCAGTACGACGAGAACGGGAAGTTCCACGAGGGCTGGGAACAGCTCTGGGTGCGCACCCGTGACCTCTACAGCCGAGACGTCTACATCGGCCACAACTACGCCGAGAGCATCGGCCAGGGCGCGATCCAGCTCGCCAACACCAAGAACATGACGGTCGAGTACAACGAGGTGAACGGTTTCCTGGAGCGCTACGGCTCGGTGTCGGTGGCGCTCTACCTGTGGGCCGGCGCGGATTCGGTCATGCAGTACAACGAGGTCTACGGCGGCCCCCACAACGAGTTCGACGGCACACCGTGGGACCTCGAGTACACGAACTTCAACGTCACCTACCAGTTCAACTACTCACACGACAACCCCGCGGGCTGGATGTCGTACATGGGCAACAGCTCGAACTCGGTCGCGCGGTACAACCTGAGCGTGAACGACAACGGCGTGCTGGTGAAGAACATGCTGTCGACGAACTACTCGCCGACCTACTTCGCCAACAACACCTTCGTCTACGACGGCGCCGACCTCGACTACTTCCACGACGAGACGTTCCTGAGCACGGTCTACTTCCTGAACAACGTCTTCTACAACTCCTCGAAGTCCACACAGACGCCGTGGTACCGCCGCACCGGCGCCCTGCGGCACGCGGTGTTCTCCCACAACGACTACTACGAGGCGAGCGGCACCCATTCGGCCCAGGAGCCGGCCGACCCGAGCGGGCTGCGGGCCGACCCGATGTTCGTCGGCCGCCCGGACGACTACGTCACCGGTGCGGGCGTGGAGCGGATCCGCCAGGCGGCGGCGCACTTCCGGCTGCGGTCGGGCTCGCCACTGGTCGACGCCGGCCGCTACAACCCCCACCTGGGTACGCAGGACTTCCTCGGCACCCACGTCTACTACGGCGACGCACCGGACATCGGCATCGCCGAGAGCCGGGTGGGGGAGAGGGTCGACAACCCGGTCGACCACGACCCGATCGAGGACGAGCCCGGCGACGGCCGGACCAACCTGGCGCTGGGCAGGCCGGTCGAGGCGAGCTCCACCCATCCCGGCGGGAACGGGACGCTGGTCGCCGCGAACCTCACCGACGGCGACGACACGACCCGCTGGGCCGCCGCCGACGACGCGGCGTACCCGATCACCCTCGACATCGACCTCGGTGCGGACACCACCTTCGACGAGGTCTACCTGGACGAGTACACCGACGCGGGCACCAACCCGCGGGTGCGGACGTACGAACTGCAGCGGTGGGACGCCGGCGCCGGCACCTGGGTGACGTTCGCGAGTCGTGACGACGGCATCGGCCACGACCGCACCGTGAGCGGCTTCGGCAGCGTCACCACCTCCCGGCTCCGGGTGGCGCTCACGGGCCGGATCTCCACCGAGGTCTACACGCCGACGATGACCGAAATCGCGGTCTACCGAACGGGCGGGTAG
- a CDS encoding YbaB/EbfC family nucleoid-associated protein: MDELNLEAVMNELGRSITEATEQLEEHRSRSFEGTAADGLVKAVVTNGQLELDIHLLAKRRLDREDLAAAVVQAVQDADRQARQFTVTTSLQGRAETVTGGSSFDSMFRDVMERFSRP, encoded by the coding sequence ATGGACGAGCTGAACCTCGAAGCGGTCATGAACGAGCTCGGCCGGTCGATCACCGAGGCGACCGAGCAACTCGAGGAGCACCGCTCCAGGTCCTTCGAGGGGACGGCCGCCGACGGCCTGGTGAAGGCGGTGGTGACGAACGGCCAACTCGAGCTCGACATCCACCTGCTCGCCAAACGACGGCTCGACCGGGAGGATCTGGCGGCCGCCGTCGTGCAGGCGGTGCAGGACGCCGACCGTCAGGCGCGACAGTTCACCGTCACGACGTCCTTGCAGGGACGGGCCGAGACGGTGACCGGCGGCAGCTCCTTCGACTCGATGTTCCGGGACGTCATGGAACGCTTCTCCCGGCCCTGA
- a CDS encoding YbaB/EbfC family nucleoid-associated protein gives MSEHEAHASAAAQLGIAMTGDLRRDLEAVQARVDQVLAAVGRAQEQTFEATDESGTVSAGVSGSGELVGVEITPQAMRDLDATELAAACREAIQNARLGMAAGMMSALKETAGFDLEEAPDPADPREAWRQATKESGWTS, from the coding sequence GTGTCCGAGCATGAGGCGCACGCGTCCGCCGCGGCGCAGCTGGGGATCGCGATGACCGGAGATCTTCGCCGCGACCTGGAAGCGGTTCAGGCCCGGGTCGACCAGGTCCTCGCAGCGGTCGGCCGGGCTCAGGAGCAGACGTTCGAGGCGACCGACGAGTCGGGGACCGTCTCGGCCGGTGTTTCCGGAAGCGGTGAGCTCGTCGGCGTCGAGATCACTCCGCAGGCGATGAGGGACCTCGACGCCACCGAGCTCGCCGCCGCCTGCAGGGAGGCGATCCAGAACGCCCGCCTGGGCATGGCCGCGGGCATGATGTCGGCGTTGAAGGAGACGGCGGGCTTCGACCTGGAGGAAGCGCCGGACCCGGCCGACCCTCGCGAGGCATGGCGACAGGCGACGAAGGAGTCCGGATGGACGAGCTGA
- a CDS encoding class I SAM-dependent methyltransferase yields the protein MDRILGYTRSNQRSWDEIAPARPAQPAAFFLDGGSTLDNFEPGLLPDVAGKRMLHLACANGNDSISWAFRGASVTGIDISHVGIENANALAQQTGANARFVVADLYELPADLRDFDVIYASWGVVCWLPDLDRWAATVMERLSPGGTFLLCEHHPVWEVLGVRAGGVEVTVDYFGRGNPTQQTYDQAKRPAGSTPDTKFDAFVWPVSDVVMSLMRAGLHIEEFFEAPVAQMYEGLGDTATRVPAVYVVRAVKG from the coding sequence ATGGACCGGATCCTCGGCTACACCAGATCGAACCAGCGCAGCTGGGACGAGATCGCACCGGCTCGGCCGGCTCAACCGGCCGCGTTCTTTCTCGACGGCGGCAGCACCCTCGACAACTTCGAGCCGGGACTCCTCCCGGACGTCGCCGGCAAACGGATGCTGCACCTCGCCTGCGCCAACGGCAACGACTCGATCTCGTGGGCGTTCCGCGGCGCGTCGGTGACCGGCATCGACATCAGCCACGTGGGGATCGAGAACGCGAACGCCCTTGCACAGCAGACCGGAGCGAACGCGCGGTTCGTCGTCGCGGACCTGTACGAGTTGCCTGCGGACCTGCGGGACTTCGACGTCATCTACGCGAGCTGGGGAGTGGTGTGCTGGCTGCCCGACCTCGACCGGTGGGCAGCGACAGTCATGGAGCGGCTGAGTCCGGGTGGCACGTTCCTGTTGTGCGAACACCATCCCGTGTGGGAGGTGCTCGGAGTCCGGGCCGGGGGAGTCGAGGTGACCGTTGACTACTTCGGCCGCGGCAACCCGACGCAACAGACGTACGACCAGGCCAAGCGTCCCGCCGGGTCCACACCGGACACGAAGTTCGACGCGTTCGTGTGGCCGGTCAGTGACGTCGTCATGAGCCTGATGCGTGCCGGTCTGCACATCGAGGAGTTCTTCGAGGCGCCCGTCGCGCAGATGTACGAAGGCCTGGGCGACACGGCCACCCGTGTGCCCGCCGTCTACGTGGTCAGGGCCGTCAAAGGCTGA
- a CDS encoding TetR/AcrR family transcriptional regulator, protein MTDRRTGLREQKKQATREALRAAALRLAVERGPDNVRVDDIAEAAGVSPRTYNNYFSSRDQAIIAAVTAEREARVAAAVTARLADASLAEAVVAAVVEQYTAPDDRARGAMLLITGRSSLRNAFVESAAAMEDPLAAVFAEQLKGDDDLSAQVLAASVSAAVRVALRRWLRAATESTSSGGLVVPSGSLPDLLRAALAPLVPALDAVGKGPRPRRRR, encoded by the coding sequence GTGACAGATCGACGGACGGGCCTGCGCGAGCAGAAGAAGCAGGCGACCCGGGAGGCCCTGCGCGCCGCGGCGCTACGACTGGCGGTGGAGCGCGGACCGGACAACGTCCGGGTGGACGACATCGCCGAGGCGGCCGGGGTCTCGCCGAGGACGTACAACAACTACTTCTCCAGCAGGGACCAGGCGATCATCGCGGCGGTCACCGCCGAACGCGAGGCCCGGGTCGCCGCGGCGGTGACGGCTCGGCTGGCCGACGCGTCGCTCGCCGAGGCGGTGGTCGCGGCCGTGGTCGAGCAGTACACAGCCCCGGACGACCGGGCGCGCGGTGCGATGTTGCTGATCACCGGCCGCTCCAGCCTTCGGAACGCGTTCGTGGAGTCCGCGGCCGCGATGGAGGATCCGCTCGCCGCCGTGTTCGCGGAGCAGTTGAAAGGAGACGACGACCTCAGCGCCCAGGTGCTGGCCGCGAGCGTCTCCGCCGCCGTTCGGGTCGCTCTCCGGCGCTGGTTGCGAGCGGCCACCGAGTCCACTTCGTCCGGCGGACTCGTTGTACCGTCCGGCTCGCTGCCCGACTTGCTACGCGCCGCACTCGCGCCACTCGTGCCCGCCCTCGACGCAGTGGGGAAGGGACCACGTCCGCGCCGCCGTCGGTAA
- a CDS encoding alcohol dehydrogenase catalytic domain-containing protein, which translates to MPHHRVVPRFRGNGVIEFEPHTYRDPGDGELLLAVGANAICGTDRGEYVNGSPIVPGHEAAGVVVATGPGTSTEIGTHGAVYLMDYCGECRSCRAGATNQCFAKRADVGQNTDGGYGPFLLTHETNFFAVDDSIPLAEATMLLDVMGTSGHALRRAELVREDIQSVYVAGAGPIGLGLVVMARIRYGVDFPIYVSDVSPWRRKFAESFGVTALDANDEAALRKIAPDVAFDSSGRGSARQTAISALAKRGALICVGHGEGLTLNVSRDLISPERAVLGSEYFRYDEMPDNHRLLVENRDLIGRVITHTFPPGDLPHAFELFLSGQTGKVVIVQEPAT; encoded by the coding sequence GTGCCGCACCACAGAGTCGTGCCGCGTTTCCGCGGCAACGGAGTCATCGAGTTCGAGCCACACACCTACCGCGACCCCGGCGACGGGGAGCTGCTGCTCGCGGTCGGCGCCAACGCGATCTGCGGGACCGACCGGGGCGAGTACGTCAACGGCAGTCCCATCGTGCCCGGCCACGAGGCCGCCGGTGTCGTCGTGGCCACCGGCCCGGGCACCAGCACCGAGATCGGCACCCATGGCGCCGTCTACCTCATGGACTACTGCGGGGAATGCCGCAGCTGCCGGGCCGGAGCGACCAACCAGTGCTTCGCCAAGCGCGCCGACGTCGGCCAGAACACCGACGGCGGGTACGGCCCGTTCCTGCTCACCCACGAGACGAACTTCTTCGCCGTCGACGACTCCATCCCACTGGCCGAGGCGACGATGCTCCTCGACGTGATGGGCACCAGCGGGCACGCGTTGCGCCGGGCCGAGTTGGTACGCGAGGACATCCAGAGCGTCTACGTCGCGGGTGCCGGGCCGATCGGGCTGGGCCTGGTGGTGATGGCCCGGATCCGTTACGGCGTTGACTTTCCGATCTACGTCAGCGACGTCAGCCCTTGGCGGCGGAAGTTCGCGGAGTCGTTCGGTGTGACCGCGCTGGACGCCAATGACGAGGCCGCGCTGAGGAAGATCGCGCCGGACGTCGCGTTCGACTCCTCCGGTCGTGGCTCGGCACGTCAGACGGCGATCTCCGCACTGGCCAAGCGCGGTGCGCTGATCTGCGTCGGCCACGGCGAGGGACTGACGCTGAACGTCTCCCGCGACCTCATCTCCCCCGAACGCGCCGTCCTCGGCAGCGAGTACTTCCGGTACGACGAGATGCCGGACAACCACCGGCTGCTGGTCGAGAACCGCGACCTCATCGGCCGGGTGATCACGCACACGTTCCCGCCCGGTGACCTCCCGCACGCGTTCGAGCTGTTCCTGTCCGGGCAGACCGGCAAGGTCGTCATAGTCCAGGAGCCGGCGACGTGA